From the genome of Blautia pseudococcoides, one region includes:
- the yabQ gene encoding spore cortex biosynthesis protein YabQ, whose translation MSGYMQQELLFFCRTFLAGVLLAAAYDVLRIFRNVISHKDFFVSLEDLLYWCVAGVFLFSVIYLENDGIIRVYALAGICLGALIYHWGLSGFLVKYLSIFLSKMKCLLKIPLKPLHYIRKRLKFWLSGVKISLTKQKSIRKVRKNQNEKKKEKKPAKQNRHG comes from the coding sequence ATGAGCGGCTATATGCAGCAGGAGCTGCTGTTTTTCTGCAGGACCTTTCTGGCCGGAGTCCTGCTTGCGGCAGCTTATGATGTACTCCGTATTTTCCGGAATGTCATATCCCACAAGGATTTTTTTGTAAGCCTGGAAGACCTGCTATACTGGTGCGTGGCAGGCGTTTTTCTTTTCTCCGTCATATATCTGGAGAATGACGGGATCATACGGGTATATGCCCTGGCAGGGATATGCCTGGGCGCGCTGATCTATCATTGGGGCTTGAGTGGTTTTCTGGTAAAATATCTTTCCATTTTTTTGTCAAAGATGAAGTGTTTGTTAAAAATACCGCTGAAACCATTACACTACATAAGAAAAAGGTTGAAATTTTGGCTGTCAGGAGTTAAAATTTCCTTAACTAAACAAAAGTCGATACGAAAAGTCAGGAAGAATCAGAATGAGAAGAAAAAAGAAAAAAAACCTGCAAAACAAAATCGCCATGGTTAG
- a CDS encoding alpha/beta hydrolase: MKYIKQINSELTQIAKNVPYNKMIIKCANIFRVISFHLTRVPKGVVDRHITLTGHKGAKFKVEIFEPSNVKEKLPCLIYVHGGAFSYKASAYHKKLACIYAMKVKCRVYYPDYHLTPKYPYPAAYDDVLALYKCIMENSDAFGIEKEKIGVAGDSAGASIAALICNNYEQEALKQPCLQMLVYPVTDVDMQTDSMKKFSNTPLWNSKSNRQIPIPVCRFLKRPAQD; the protein is encoded by the coding sequence ATGAAATACATAAAACAGATCAATTCTGAATTAACGCAAATAGCTAAAAACGTACCTTATAATAAAATGATCATAAAGTGTGCCAATATCTTTCGGGTTATATCTTTTCATTTAACAAGGGTTCCAAAGGGAGTTGTTGATCGGCATATTACTCTTACAGGACATAAGGGGGCAAAATTTAAGGTGGAGATATTTGAGCCATCAAATGTAAAAGAAAAGCTGCCCTGTTTGATCTATGTACATGGAGGAGCATTCAGTTATAAGGCTTCCGCCTATCATAAAAAACTTGCCTGTATATATGCAATGAAAGTAAAATGCAGGGTTTATTACCCGGATTATCATTTAACCCCTAAGTATCCATATCCGGCAGCATATGATGATGTTTTGGCGTTATATAAATGCATTATGGAAAATTCAGATGCATTTGGGATTGAAAAGGAAAAGATTGGAGTGGCTGGAGATAGTGCCGGTGCATCCATTGCTGCATTGATTTGTAATAATTATGAACAGGAAGCGTTGAAACAGCCCTGTCTTCAAATGCTTGTATATCCTGTAACGGATGTAGATATGCAGACGGATTCCATGAAAAAGTTTTCAAATACTCCGTTATGGAACTCAAAAAGCAACAGACAAATTCCCATCCCGGTCTGCCGCTTTTTAAAAAGACCAGCCCAAGATTGA
- the ftsH gene encoding ATP-dependent zinc metalloprotease FtsH: MNRQAKSWLPSVLLIVVLVIGGYWIFSRQLTVNNEYSEAEFKVAVENDQVVEVYIHPEKVSPYGKVSVELKNGDQEQFNTTDVQKLSDFLAEKGVEPKVGDVPGDNTFMSSILPLILVGVMVIFVFNLMSRQMSGGSNAKMMNFGKSRAKMTVDSEKSVTFKDVAGLQEEKEELQEIVDFLKSPQKYVKVGARIPKGVLLVGPPGTGKTLLAKAVAGEAGVPFFSISGSDFVEMFVGVGASRVRDLFEEGKKNAPCIIFIDEIDAVARRRGTGMGGGHDEREQTLNQLLVEMDGFGVNEGIIVMSATNRVDILDPAILRPGRFDRKVGVGRPDVKGREEILQVHARKKPLGEDVDLKEIARTTAGFTGADLENLMNEAAIITARDGRYFLTQKDIRQAFIKTGIGAEKKSRVISEKEKKITAYHEAGHAILFHVLPEMGPVHTISIIPTGMGAAGYTMPLPEQDEMFNSRNKMLENIIVDLGGRVAEELIFGDVTTGASQDIKQATQLARSMVTQYGMSDKVGLINYGSDEDEVFIGRDLAHARNYGEQTAALIDSEVKRIIDESYSKAKELISAHMNVLHGCVELLLEKEKIGREEFEALFQENAVSES, from the coding sequence GTGAACAGACAGGCAAAAAGCTGGCTGCCCAGCGTCCTTTTGATCGTTGTACTGGTCATAGGGGGATACTGGATCTTCAGCCGGCAGCTCACAGTGAATAACGAGTACAGCGAGGCAGAATTCAAAGTTGCGGTAGAAAATGATCAGGTTGTGGAAGTGTATATCCATCCCGAGAAAGTAAGTCCTTACGGCAAAGTCAGTGTGGAACTGAAAAACGGGGACCAGGAGCAGTTCAACACAACAGATGTCCAGAAGTTAAGTGATTTTCTGGCGGAAAAGGGGGTAGAACCCAAAGTAGGAGACGTGCCGGGGGACAATACCTTTATGTCTTCCATTCTTCCCCTTATTTTAGTGGGGGTCATGGTCATCTTTGTCTTCAATCTTATGAGCCGGCAGATGTCTGGGGGCAGCAATGCCAAGATGATGAATTTCGGCAAGAGCCGTGCCAAGATGACGGTGGACAGTGAGAAGAGTGTCACCTTCAAGGATGTGGCAGGACTCCAGGAGGAGAAGGAGGAGCTTCAGGAGATCGTGGATTTCCTGAAAAGCCCACAGAAGTATGTAAAAGTGGGTGCCAGGATCCCAAAAGGGGTGCTGCTTGTAGGCCCTCCGGGAACAGGTAAGACCTTGCTTGCAAAAGCCGTGGCAGGGGAAGCCGGAGTTCCGTTTTTCTCTATCTCCGGTTCGGACTTTGTGGAGATGTTCGTAGGTGTAGGTGCATCCCGTGTGAGGGATTTGTTTGAGGAAGGCAAGAAGAACGCCCCCTGTATTATATTTATTGATGAGATTGATGCGGTTGCCAGAAGAAGAGGTACCGGTATGGGCGGCGGCCATGACGAGAGAGAGCAGACCTTGAACCAGCTTTTGGTGGAGATGGACGGCTTCGGCGTCAATGAAGGCATCATCGTGATGTCAGCTACCAACCGTGTGGATATTCTGGACCCGGCAATCCTGCGTCCCGGCCGTTTTGACCGTAAGGTTGGCGTTGGAAGACCGGATGTGAAGGGCAGAGAAGAGATATTACAGGTCCATGCCAGGAAGAAACCTCTGGGCGAGGACGTGGATCTGAAAGAGATCGCCAGGACCACAGCAGGCTTTACCGGTGCTGACCTGGAGAATTTAATGAATGAGGCGGCTATCATTACCGCCAGGGACGGCAGATATTTCCTGACCCAGAAAGATATCCGCCAGGCATTTATTAAGACGGGGATCGGCGCGGAAAAGAAAAGCCGCGTGATCTCCGAAAAAGAAAAGAAAATTACCGCATACCACGAAGCAGGCCACGCAATTCTGTTCCACGTGCTGCCGGAGATGGGACCCGTGCACACCATATCCATCATACCCACCGGAATGGGCGCTGCAGGTTATACCATGCCTCTGCCGGAACAGGATGAAATGTTCAACAGCAGGAATAAAATGCTGGAGAACATTATTGTGGACCTGGGCGGCCGCGTAGCGGAGGAACTGATTTTCGGGGATGTGACAACAGGAGCCTCCCAGGATATCAAGCAGGCCACACAGCTTGCCCGCTCCATGGTCACCCAGTATGGTATGTCCGATAAAGTAGGGCTGATCAATTACGGATCGGATGAAGACGAAGTGTTCATCGGCCGGGATCTGGCCCATGCCAGAAATTATGGCGAGCAGACAGCGGCTCTGATCGACAGTGAAGTAAAACGTATCATCGATGAGTCTTATAGCAAGGCGAAAGAATTGATCAGTGCACATATGAATGTTCTTCACGGATGTGTGGAGCTGCTGTTGGAAAAGGAAAAAATCGGACGGGAAGAGTTCGAGGCATTATTTCAGGAAAATGCGGTGTCAGAAAGCTAA
- a CDS encoding response regulator transcription factor, whose amino-acid sequence MGSDDFLEKPLELQECLLRAQALLRRYSSAAPPLPGQRCYTIVTFENLMIDPLTRRVLYNRRELDFTRREFDLLYVLSSQAGRVLTHEQLRYYVWNDDFEGDETNAIPVSVSRLRQKLGDGDCIENVRGVGYRFIDPRCKKE is encoded by the coding sequence TTGGGATCGGATGATTTTCTGGAAAAGCCCCTGGAACTCCAGGAGTGCTTGCTCCGGGCCCAGGCCCTACTCCGGCGTTATTCCTCCGCCGCCCCACCCTTGCCCGGCCAGCGGTGCTATACCATCGTCACGTTTGAAAACCTGATGATCGACCCCTTAACCCGTCGCGTCCTATACAATAGGCGGGAACTGGACTTTACCCGCCGGGAGTTTGATCTGCTATATGTGCTTTCCTCTCAGGCAGGGCGGGTGCTGACCCATGAACAACTGCGTTACTATGTATGGAACGATGATTTTGAGGGTGACGAAACCAACGCCATCCCCGTAAGCGTAAGCCGCCTGCGGCAAAAGCTAGGCGACGGAGATTGCATTGAAAATGTCCGAGGCGTGGGCTATCGTTTCATAGACCCCAGGTGCAAAAAAGAATAA
- a CDS encoding RNA-binding S4 domain-containing protein, translated as MRLDKYLKVSRLIKRRTVANEACDAGRVLINDKPAKASAQVKAGDILEIQFGSKNVRVEILDVQETVKKEAASELFRYL; from the coding sequence ATGAGACTTGACAAGTATTTAAAGGTATCCCGTCTGATCAAACGCAGAACCGTTGCAAATGAGGCTTGTGATGCAGGGCGCGTCCTGATCAATGACAAGCCTGCCAAGGCATCCGCGCAGGTGAAGGCCGGTGATATCCTGGAGATCCAATTTGGCAGCAAGAATGTACGTGTGGAAATCCTGGACGTACAGGAAACGGTGAAAAAAGAGGCGGCCAGCGAACTGTTCCGCTATCTTTGA
- the hpt gene encoding hypoxanthine phosphoribosyltransferase, with translation MSETIRQLISEEDVDKKIREIGEQISRDYEGRQVHLICVLKGGVFFTCELAKRINVPVSLDFMSVSSYGDDTSSSGVVRIVKDLDESIEGKDVLIVEDIIDSGRTLSYLIEVLKQRNPNSLRLCTLLDKPERRVKDVNVDYVCFNIPDEFVVGYGLDYAQKYRNLPYIGVVEL, from the coding sequence ATGAGTGAAACAATCAGGCAGCTGATCAGCGAAGAAGACGTGGACAAAAAGATCCGTGAGATCGGAGAGCAGATAAGCAGGGACTATGAGGGCAGGCAGGTGCATTTGATCTGTGTGCTCAAGGGTGGTGTTTTTTTTACCTGTGAGCTGGCAAAGCGGATCAATGTTCCGGTGAGCCTTGATTTTATGTCAGTATCCAGTTATGGAGATGACACCAGTTCCAGCGGTGTAGTCAGGATCGTAAAGGATCTGGATGAGAGTATAGAGGGCAAGGATGTGCTGATCGTGGAGGATATCATTGATTCCGGCAGGACACTGAGCTATCTTATCGAGGTGCTGAAGCAGAGAAATCCTAACAGCCTTCGTCTCTGTACCCTTCTGGATAAACCGGAACGGAGAGTAAAAGACGTGAACGTGGATTATGTCTGCTTTAATATTCCGGATGAATTTGTAGTTGGATATGGGCTGGATTATGCACAAAAATACAGAAACCTGCCTTATATTGGTGTGGTGGAATTATAG
- a CDS encoding glycoside hydrolase family 13 protein, protein MNYEYMKNAQKIQEYVTNMRPAFNKRAVFSDETENYRTPFEPEPGDVVNVRIRTKKNNVDLVYLVYEDKKKVMDLADSRDGFDYFEANIPLGTETVRYYFEIYTGKLNCYYNRMGVVREIDPHYSFGIVPGFKTPEWAKGAVMYQIFVDRFCNGDMSNDVVTGEYCYIDEHVQRVEDWYRWPQSMDVRDFYGGDLQGVWDKLDYLQELGVDVIYFNPIFVSPSNHKYDSQDYDYIDPHYGKIVSDGGDSLNWGDKDNSHASKYIKRVTDYENLEASNAFFAQFVEEVHKRGMKVILDGVFNHCGSFNKWLDRERIYEHQQGYEKGAYITGDSPYRTFFRFHNEYDWPYNQFYDGWWGHDTLPKLNYEDSPMLYEYIMKIARKWVSPPYNVDGWRLDVAADLGHSNEYNHQFWRDFRRNVKEANPEAIILAEHYGEAKSWLQGDQWDTVMNYDAFMEPVTWFLTGMEKHSDEYSEGMFGNSDCFISAMQYHMASFYAPSLMTAMNELSNHDHSRFLTRTNHKVGRVAHLGSEAAEHEINKAVFREAVVMQMTWPGAPTIYYGDEAGLCGFTDPDNRRTYPWGREDRELIQFHRDMIAIHKENRELIEGSLKFLANDYQLLCYGRFTDRAKTVVAVNNSDQTKMVELSVWELGISRSREAHFKQLMVTGDFGYSLIKKIHVCKGGVVRMRVPSHGAMVIRCEIEKNSRNA, encoded by the coding sequence ATGAATTACGAATATATGAAGAATGCACAAAAAATTCAGGAGTATGTGACCAACATGCGTCCTGCTTTCAATAAACGTGCGGTGTTCAGTGATGAGACAGAAAATTACAGGACACCTTTTGAACCGGAGCCGGGAGATGTTGTAAATGTGAGGATCCGCACAAAGAAAAATAATGTGGATTTGGTCTATCTGGTATACGAAGACAAGAAAAAAGTGATGGACCTGGCTGACTCCAGGGATGGTTTTGATTATTTTGAAGCCAACATTCCCCTTGGCACTGAGACGGTCAGGTATTATTTTGAGATATATACAGGCAAGCTGAATTGTTATTACAACAGGATGGGCGTGGTGCGGGAGATTGACCCACACTATTCCTTCGGTATTGTGCCGGGCTTCAAGACACCGGAATGGGCCAAAGGCGCGGTTATGTACCAGATTTTTGTGGACCGTTTCTGCAATGGCGACATGTCAAACGATGTAGTGACAGGAGAATACTGTTATATTGATGAACATGTCCAGAGAGTGGAGGACTGGTACCGCTGGCCCCAATCCATGGATGTGAGGGATTTCTACGGCGGAGATCTGCAGGGCGTTTGGGATAAGCTGGATTATCTGCAGGAATTAGGTGTGGATGTGATTTATTTTAACCCTATCTTTGTGTCTCCCTCCAATCACAAATACGACAGCCAGGACTATGATTACATTGACCCTCATTACGGGAAGATTGTCAGTGACGGGGGAGATTCTCTTAACTGGGGGGACAAGGATAATTCTCATGCCTCCAAATATATTAAGAGAGTGACAGACTACGAGAACCTGGAAGCCAGCAATGCGTTTTTTGCCCAATTTGTGGAAGAAGTACACAAAAGGGGCATGAAGGTGATCCTGGACGGAGTGTTCAATCACTGCGGTTCGTTTAATAAGTGGCTTGACAGAGAGCGGATCTATGAGCATCAGCAGGGATATGAGAAGGGTGCATATATCACAGGGGACAGTCCTTACCGCACCTTCTTCCGTTTCCACAATGAATATGACTGGCCTTATAATCAATTTTATGACGGATGGTGGGGGCATGACACACTGCCGAAGCTTAACTATGAGGACTCCCCCATGCTGTACGAATATATTATGAAGATAGCCAGGAAGTGGGTGTCTCCGCCCTATAATGTAGATGGATGGCGTCTTGATGTGGCTGCGGATCTGGGACACAGCAATGAATATAACCATCAGTTCTGGAGAGATTTCAGACGGAATGTAAAGGAAGCCAATCCTGAGGCGATCATCCTTGCCGAGCATTACGGGGAGGCGAAATCCTGGCTGCAGGGTGACCAGTGGGATACCGTCATGAACTATGATGCCTTTATGGAGCCGGTGACCTGGTTTTTGACAGGAATGGAAAAGCACAGTGATGAGTACAGTGAGGGAATGTTTGGGAACAGCGACTGCTTCATCAGTGCCATGCAGTATCATATGGCCAGTTTTTACGCACCTTCCTTAATGACTGCCATGAATGAACTGTCCAACCACGACCATTCCCGTTTCCTTACAAGGACAAACCACAAGGTGGGCCGTGTAGCACATCTGGGGTCCGAGGCGGCAGAGCATGAGATCAACAAGGCGGTCTTCAGGGAGGCTGTTGTCATGCAGATGACATGGCCCGGCGCGCCCACCATTTACTATGGAGATGAGGCCGGGCTGTGCGGATTTACGGACCCGGACAACCGGAGAACCTATCCCTGGGGCAGGGAAGACCGGGAACTGATCCAGTTCCACAGAGACATGATCGCCATTCACAAGGAGAACCGGGAACTGATAGAAGGCTCTTTAAAATTCCTGGCAAATGATTACCAGCTTTTGTGCTACGGAAGATTTACGGACAGGGCGAAGACCGTGGTGGCTGTGAACAACAGCGACCAGACTAAGATGGTGGAACTGTCTGTCTGGGAACTGGGTATATCCAGAAGCAGAGAGGCCCATTTTAAGCAGCTCATGGTGACAGGAGATTTTGGGTACAGCCTTATCAAGAAGATCCATGTCTGTAAAGGCGGCGTTGTCCGGATGAGGGTTCCCTCACACGGTGCGATGGTCATTCGATGTGAAATAGAAAAAAACAGCAGAAATGCATAA
- a CDS encoding septum formation initiator family protein, giving the protein MRRKKKKNLQNKIAMVSVTFVVGVLFIGLMAESSRLEGKAAQYEAKKSEVSAKIKDEEARTKEIDELKKYMQTDEYAKEVARDKLGLVEGNQIIFKEEE; this is encoded by the coding sequence ATGAGAAGAAAAAAGAAAAAAAACCTGCAAAACAAAATCGCCATGGTTAGCGTGACGTTTGTAGTAGGTGTTTTATTTATAGGTTTAATGGCAGAAAGCAGCAGATTAGAAGGAAAAGCAGCGCAGTACGAGGCGAAAAAGAGCGAAGTAAGCGCTAAAATAAAGGACGAGGAAGCACGGACAAAAGAGATTGACGAGCTGAAAAAGTACATGCAGACAGACGAATACGCCAAGGAAGTGGCCAGGGACAAACTGGGGCTTGTGGAAGGAAATCAGATTATCTTTAAAGAGGAAGAATAA
- the yabP gene encoding sporulation protein YabP: MEEKQLKTAHKLQMTDRESGSITGVKDVVAFDDGEISLITSAGMLTIKGSELHVTRLDLDKQEVDIAGQVDSLVYSQGTVLKSKGGDGMLKRLFK; this comes from the coding sequence TTGGAAGAGAAGCAGTTGAAGACCGCACATAAGCTGCAGATGACTGACAGGGAGTCGGGAAGCATAACCGGAGTGAAAGATGTGGTGGCTTTTGATGACGGGGAGATCAGTCTGATCACAAGCGCCGGTATGCTGACTATAAAAGGGTCTGAGCTGCATGTGACCCGCCTTGATCTAGATAAACAGGAGGTGGACATTGCAGGCCAGGTGGACAGTCTTGTCTACAGCCAGGGGACGGTTCTGAAGTCCAAGGGCGGAGACGGTATGCTGAAGAGGCTCTTTAAATAA
- a CDS encoding alpha/beta fold hydrolase → MVFKTIGKPGKPIALLIHAMFATSNMFNPLIELMQEEYFIVLPTLSAHTTSDIETPPFQSAHAESTEIINYLRRNNFCDIEILLGSSLGGIVAFDIFIRRQLTIHKIFLDGAPFIHLPNPIIKIMETIFSRVSYKSAKYPCKSNILDKMFPTMSTEMKKVCGHMSDRTIKNLTKTCYTYQLPKLIELSENQSVTFIYGTAEIARFSLPAIRKFKNCNFIIKKGYAHCSFLIEEPENYLELLQNT, encoded by the coding sequence ATGGTTTTTAAAACTATTGGAAAACCGGGAAAGCCTATTGCTTTACTTATACATGCCATGTTTGCAACAAGCAATATGTTTAATCCGCTAATCGAGTTGATGCAAGAAGAATATTTTATTGTTTTGCCCACATTATCAGCCCATACAACAAGTGACATAGAGACACCCCCTTTTCAATCTGCACATGCTGAGAGTACCGAGATTATCAATTATCTGCGACGCAATAATTTTTGTGACATTGAAATTCTTTTAGGCTCATCTTTAGGTGGGATCGTAGCTTTTGATATATTTATAAGACGGCAACTGACAATACATAAAATATTTTTAGATGGAGCACCATTTATTCATCTTCCTAACCCAATCATTAAAATAATGGAGACGATATTTAGTCGAGTGTCTTATAAGTCCGCTAAATATCCATGCAAGTCTAACATATTGGATAAAATGTTTCCTACTATGTCCACAGAAATGAAAAAAGTCTGTGGGCATATGAGTGATAGAACCATTAAGAATTTGACCAAAACCTGCTATACTTATCAATTACCAAAGCTGATCGAACTTTCCGAGAATCAATCGGTTACTTTTATATATGGTACTGCTGAAATCGCGCGATTTAGCCTTCCTGCTATACGGAAATTTAAAAACTGTAACTTCATAATTAAGAAGGGATATGCTCATTGTAGCTTCTTAATTGAAGAACCTGAAAACTACTTGGAGCTTTTACAAAATACATAA
- the tilS gene encoding tRNA lysidine(34) synthetase TilS, whose product MDQGKNMEEKVFSYIEQYRMIEAGDRVIVGVSGGADSVGLLFLLWEYQKKVPFSVQAVHVNHQLRGSEAKRDEEYVVRICRERSIPCSVYSYDVEQIAGKRHMTVEEAGRAVRQQAFSLESKKAGAKKTALAHHRDDLAETVLHNLARGSGAAGLSGIHPVRRMGDGVYIRPLLCVGRSEIESWLLKKDIPWMEDSTNKELSYTRNRIRKKILPELKAVNSRAAEHIAKTAQTFLSVEEYLGQQADMLYSRYVKEDQSGLFLAEEISAEHPVMQVYVVKRVLAYLAGGEKDITSAHVEEALELLGQRTGRQKSLAHGITVQQSYGDLLFYKKGNQEILPKELEFHIFSWENQQIPEKKYTKWFDYDKIKGNLTVRKRQPGDYLTVTSAGGRKKLKDYLIDCKIPRQERENLTLLADGSHIVWVVGYRISEYYKITGQTKTVIKVQVKGEKEDE is encoded by the coding sequence ATGGACCAAGGAAAAAATATGGAGGAAAAGGTATTTTCTTATATAGAGCAGTACAGAATGATAGAAGCGGGCGACCGGGTGATCGTCGGAGTTTCCGGCGGGGCGGATTCGGTGGGCCTGTTGTTTTTGTTGTGGGAGTACCAAAAAAAGGTGCCGTTTTCCGTACAGGCAGTACATGTAAATCATCAGCTGCGGGGCAGTGAGGCGAAGCGGGACGAGGAATATGTAGTCCGGATCTGCAGGGAGCGATCCATACCCTGCAGCGTGTATTCTTATGATGTGGAGCAGATTGCCGGTAAGAGACATATGACGGTGGAGGAGGCAGGACGGGCTGTGCGCCAGCAGGCTTTTAGTCTGGAGAGCAAAAAGGCGGGCGCAAAAAAAACAGCACTTGCCCATCACCGGGATGACCTGGCGGAGACGGTCCTTCATAACCTGGCAAGGGGAAGCGGTGCCGCGGGCCTTTCGGGAATCCATCCTGTGCGCCGGATGGGGGACGGAGTCTATATCCGTCCCCTTTTGTGTGTGGGAAGAAGTGAAATTGAGAGCTGGCTGCTAAAAAAAGACATCCCATGGATGGAGGACAGTACCAACAAAGAGCTGTCCTATACCAGAAACAGAATCCGCAAAAAAATCCTGCCGGAGCTTAAAGCAGTCAATTCCAGGGCTGCAGAACACATTGCGAAAACGGCGCAAACTTTTCTGTCCGTGGAGGAATATCTTGGGCAGCAGGCGGATATGCTTTATAGTAGGTATGTCAAAGAGGATCAGAGCGGACTTTTCCTTGCGGAGGAGATTTCTGCGGAGCATCCGGTGATGCAGGTTTATGTTGTGAAGAGAGTGCTGGCATATCTTGCAGGCGGGGAGAAAGACATCACTTCCGCCCATGTGGAGGAAGCCTTGGAACTGCTGGGGCAAAGGACAGGGAGACAGAAATCCCTGGCACACGGCATTACGGTGCAGCAGTCCTACGGCGATCTTCTGTTTTATAAAAAGGGGAATCAGGAAATCCTTCCCAAAGAGCTGGAATTCCATATTTTTTCCTGGGAAAACCAGCAAATTCCGGAAAAAAAGTATACGAAATGGTTCGATTATGATAAAATAAAAGGAAACCTCACCGTGAGAAAACGGCAGCCCGGGGATTATCTGACTGTCACCTCCGCGGGAGGAAGAAAAAAATTAAAAGATTATCTGATAGACTGCAAGATCCCCAGACAGGAGCGGGAGAACCTGACCCTGCTGGCGGACGGGTCCCACATCGTATGGGTGGTGGGCTACCGTATCAGTGAATATTACAAAATTACCGGGCAGACAAAGACAGTAATCAAAGTACAGGTCAAAGGAGAAAAGGAAGATGAGTGA
- a CDS encoding SpoIIE family protein phosphatase encodes MQEWIIAMLVVSALLILRDMAKTIFSDMKKSAATLVYDQHPQKEKMQRYARSFQKLADSFYGMPYRKDYLSGGELEELVEQLRERQCKTCPANHICWKQHSVQSYQRVYSLFRVMEEGDEEKLRVAKTELTGVCINQGKLTQEMQRLMERERQNLMWNNKLLENRIAVAEQLGEMAQLMKVLSRDLFDIVQTDPVFREEFAKRLKKKHILLKNVWMLQQPDGKIQYFCELRAKGQACISASEAGAVLTKMCGSRMTPKVEGKTLITREFTVVRFVEEVNFKMLYGVAKVTKERETISGDNYMCTTEDNGQFFMCLSDGMGSGLEACRESENVVDMLEQFVDSGFTGETAARMVNSVLNLQTREGKFSTVDISIVDLYSGMCHFLKAGAATTFIKRDHWVEAISSTSLALGLVQQVDYESTSKKLYEGDFIIMVTDGVLDALPPENAEDTMKEIILQTHAEAAQDLGRGILERVLAQCEYKATDDMTVLAAGLWKK; translated from the coding sequence ATGCAGGAATGGATCATTGCCATGCTCGTGGTCAGCGCCCTGTTGATACTGCGGGACATGGCAAAAACTATTTTTTCAGACATGAAAAAAAGTGCAGCCACTTTGGTGTACGACCAGCATCCACAGAAAGAGAAAATGCAGCGCTATGCACGATCCTTCCAGAAACTTGCAGACAGCTTTTACGGTATGCCATACCGCAAGGACTACTTATCAGGCGGGGAACTGGAAGAACTGGTGGAACAACTAAGAGAGAGACAGTGTAAGACATGCCCGGCAAACCATATCTGCTGGAAACAGCATTCCGTGCAGTCATACCAGAGAGTCTACAGCCTTTTCCGGGTTATGGAGGAAGGGGACGAGGAGAAGCTTCGGGTGGCGAAAACGGAATTGACAGGGGTCTGCATCAACCAGGGCAAACTTACGCAGGAAATGCAGAGGTTAATGGAGAGAGAACGACAGAATCTGATGTGGAATAATAAACTTTTGGAAAACCGGATCGCGGTTGCGGAACAGTTAGGAGAGATGGCACAGCTTATGAAAGTGCTGTCCAGGGATTTGTTCGACATTGTCCAGACGGACCCTGTATTCCGGGAGGAATTTGCCAAGAGACTGAAAAAGAAGCATATACTTCTCAAGAATGTCTGGATGCTGCAGCAGCCGGACGGGAAAATACAGTATTTCTGCGAGCTGCGCGCAAAGGGACAGGCCTGCATCTCCGCTTCGGAGGCGGGGGCAGTGCTCACGAAAATGTGCGGAAGCAGAATGACGCCCAAGGTGGAAGGCAAGACTCTGATCACAAGGGAATTCACAGTTGTCCGTTTTGTGGAGGAAGTGAATTTCAAGATGCTGTACGGAGTGGCTAAGGTGACAAAGGAGAGGGAGACTATTTCCGGGGATAATTACATGTGCACCACAGAGGACAACGGCCAGTTTTTCATGTGCCTGTCCGACGGCATGGGTTCCGGCCTGGAGGCCTGCCGGGAGAGTGAGAATGTGGTGGACATGCTGGAACAGTTTGTGGATTCCGGTTTTACCGGGGAGACAGCAGCCAGAATGGTCAATTCTGTTTTAAATCTGCAGACCAGGGAAGGGAAGTTTTCTACTGTGGATATTTCTATTGTGGATTTGTACTCCGGTATGTGCCATTTCCTGAAGGCAGGGGCAGCTACCACATTTATCAAGAGAGACCACTGGGTGGAGGCTATTTCCTCCACAAGCCTGGCGCTTGGACTGGTGCAGCAGGTGGATTATGAATCCACCAGCAAGAAGCTCTACGAGGGTGATTTTATCATCATGGTGACAGACGGGGTGCTGGATGCCCTGCCTCCGGAGAATGCGGAGGATACCATGAAAGAGATAATCCTGCAGACCCACGCAGAAGCGGCACAGGACCTGGGAAGAGGGATTTTGGAGCGTGTGCTGGCCCAGTGCGAGTACAAAGCCACGGATGATATGACAGTGCTTGCAGCGGGACTCTGGAAAAAGTAA